The Streptomyces noursei ATCC 11455 sequence GGCATCCGGGCCCCGTTCGACGTGCCCGACGAGGCGCTGATGGCCCTCGTGCTGGACGCGTCCCACGCCGTGCCGAGCGGAGTGATCCGGTACGCGGCGGCGTTCGGGGTCTGACGGTCCATCAGGGTCCGGTGTGCCGACGGGGCGTGCCCGGCCGCCGGCCGCGGACGGGCACATCCCGGACACCGGGCGGAGCCGGGCTCTACGCGGCGTCCCAGGTGACGGGGAGGCGCTGCACCCCGTGCATGGAGAGGTCGTTGCGCAGCGGCACCTCGTGCGGCGGCACGGCCAGCCGCAGCGTAGGGAAGCGGGTGAGCAGCGCGGGGAAGGCCACGCGCATCTCGACGCGGGCCAGCTGCTGGCCCAGGCACTGGTGGATGCCGTGCCCGAAGGCGAGATGGCCGGTGGCCTTGCGCCGCAGGTCCAGGCGGTCCGGGTCGGGGAAGCGCTGCGGGTCGCGGTTGGCGGCCTGGAGGGAGACGGTGACCGACTCCCCGGCCCTGATCGACTGCCCCTCCAGCTCGATGTCCTCCAGCGCCGCCCGGACCCCGGTGTGGGCGATGGTGAGGTAGCGCATCAGCTCCTCCACCGCCTGCTCGGCGAGACCGGGATCGGCGCGCAGGGCGTCGGCCTGGTCCGGATGGGTCAGCAGGGCGAAGGTGCCGAGCGAGATCATGTTCGAGGTGGTGTCCAGCCCCGCGCCCAGGAGGAAGCTCCCGAGGCCGGCCAGCTCCTCGTCGGTGAGGTCGGTGCCGGTCAGGTCGCTGAGCAGATCGTCGGTGGGCCGGGCGCGCTTGGCGCGCACCAGCTCCCCGACGAACTCCTGGAGCGCGGCCATGGCGGCGTACTGCTCCTCCACCGACCCCTCCGTGCTGGACGCGGTCATGGCGTGCTGCTGGAAGCGCGCGCGTTCGGCGTAGGGCACTCCGAGCAGTTCGCAGATCATCAGCGCCGGAACGGGGTGCGCGAAAGCCTTCACCAGGTCGACCTGCGGGCCCTGTCGCTCCATGGCGTCCAGGTGCTCGGCGGTGATCTGCTCGACGCGTGAGGTCAGCTCGCGCATCCGACGGACCGTGAACTTGCCCATGAGCAGCCGCCGGTAGCGGGTGTGGTGCGGCGGGTCGATGCCGGTCAGGTCGCCGACCGTGGCCGGCGGGAGCTCCACGGCCGCTGTGCCCGGGAACGGCATGTGCATCAGCTCGTAGCGCGAACTGAAGCGGTGGTCGGCGGCCACCGCACGGGCCACGGAGTACCCGGTGGCCAGCCAGCCGAGGTGCCCGTCGGGGTAGCGCATCCGGCGGAGCGGTTGTTCCTCGCGCAGTTCCGCAAGTTCGGCGGGCGGGGCGAAGGGGCATCCCGCGGGGCGGGTGATCGGCAGCTCGGTGAGCGGTTCCCGCGCCGGCCGCGCGGCCGGCGCTGACGAGGGCGCCGACGGTGCCGAAGACGTCGTGGGGGTTGCGGGTTCGTGTGACATGGGTCAAGTCCTTCCGTGTGCAACGCAGTTGGATGGTCGCGTGGAGTGGTCGGGGTGTGGCGTGCCCGGGGCGCGGCGGAGTCGTCGGGCCCGGTCAGCGCTTGGCGTGGCGGCGGAAGGCGATGCGCGCCCACCCGTAGCCGGCCAGGGCGAGGCCGACGCACCAGGCGAGGGCGGCCATCCCGCTGTTGCCGATCGGCGTGCCCGTCAGCAGGCCCCGCACGGTCTCGTTGATCGGGGTGAAGGGCTGGTACTCGGCGAACCAGCGGATTCCGGCCGGCATGGACTCCGGCGGGACGAAGGCGCTGCCCAGGAAGGGCAGGAAGGTCAGCGGCATCGGGGCGTTGCTCGCCGATTCGACGGTCCTGGCCACCAGCCCCATCGCGGCGGCCAGCCAGGTGAGGGCGAAGGTCAGCAGGGCGAGCAGGCCGATCGCGGCGATCCAGTCGAGGGGGGTGGCGTGCGGGCGGAAACCGATGGCCAGTGCGACGGCGATGACCAGGGTGAGGCTGACCATGGTCTGGACGACGCTGCCGACCACATGACCGGTGAGCACCGAACCGCGCGAGATCGGCATGGTGCGGAAGCGGTTGATGATTCCCTCGGTCATGTCGGTGCACACCGACACCGCGGTGGCGACCGCGCCCGAGGTCGCCGCCATCAGGATGATCCCCGGCGCGAGGTAGTTGATGTACCCACTCCGGTCGTCCGCGCCGTTCGGGAGCCCGATGCCGCTGCCGAGCGCTCCGCCCAGGACGTAGACGAACAGCAGCATCATCAGGATGGGCATGGCGACGATCGAGATCGTCATGGACGGATAGCGCCGCGCGTGCTTGAGGTTGCGCCGCAGCATCGTCATCGAGTCGCGCAGCGCGTACGAGGGGGTGCTCATCGGGCGTTCTCCATCCGGGAGTCGGGTGACCGGCGGGTCCGCGGGGACCGCTCGTCGTGCTGCGGACGGCCGGTGAGGGCGAGGAAGACGTCGTCGAGGTCGGGGGTGTGCACGGTGAGGGACTCGGCCTGCAGCGACGCGGTGTCCAGGGCGTCGAGGACGGCGCGCACGGTGGGGATCCGGCCGTCGCCGGGGATCTGCAGGGAGAGCGCGTCGCGGTCCGGTGTGGCGGCGCCGAAGAGGGCGGCGGCCGACTCCAGACCGTCGAGGCCGGCGAACTGGAGGCGGATGTGACCGCCGGGCATCCGGCGCTTGAGCTCGTCCGCGGTGCCCTCGGCGACCAGCTTGCCGCGGTCCAGGACCGCGATGCGGTCGGCGAGTTGGTCGGCCTCGTCCAGATACTGGGTGGTGAGGAAGATGGTCACGCCGTCGTCGGCCACCAGACTGCGGATGATCTCCCACATGGTCCGGCGGCTGCGCGGATCGAGTCCGGTGGTCGGCTCGTCCAGGAAGATGATGCGAGGGTCGCCGACCAGGGTCATCGCCAGGTCGAGCTTGCGGCGCATACCGCCCGAGAAGGTGGCGACGGGCTTGGTCGCGGCGTCGGTGAGGTCGAAGCGGCGCAGCAGTTCGGCGGCGCGGCGACGGCCTTCGCGGCGGTCGAGATGGTGCAGGTCCGCCATCAGGAGGAGGTTCTCCCGGGCGTTGAGGAGGTTGTCCAGCGCCGCGAACTGGCCGGTCACGCCGATCGCGGTGCGCACGGCGTCGGGTTCGCGGGTGATGTCGTGGCCCGCCACGCGCACCTGGCCGGCGGACGCCGACAGGAGTGTGGAGAGGATCTGGACCGTGGTGGTCTTGCCTGCGCCGTTGGGCCCCAGCAGGGCGAAGACCGTGCCTTCGGGGATGGTCAGGTCGATCCCGTCGAGCACCACCTTGTCGCCGTAGGACTTGGCGAGCCCGACGGCCGAGATCGCCGCGGGGCGGGTGGGGGTGCGGAGGGTCGAGGTCATGGCGGCGGACGCCGCATGAGGCGTGAGGTCCATGACGCCATCATGGCACACATGTGGCGCCACTGCGAGAGTGCTGGCGTCAAATGTGTGCCGTGATGGCGTCGAGCGGGCGATCGTGTCGCGTTGTCGGGGCTTTCGTGGGGTGTGACCTGGGTGCGTCCTGGGTGTGTGAGTCGGCGTCAGGTGGATGGTGGTCGGAGTGGGGTGCCTTGTGGTGCCTGTGATGTGTGCCCGGCGTGGGTGGTTGGCGCGGCCGGCGCTATGCGTGGTGCCATGATGACGTCAGATGTGGCGTCGCAGGTCGTGCGCTCGCTGCCGTCATCGTCGCGGCCTGGTCGCCGGCCTCGCGGGGGCGAGCCCGGCCGCCTCGACGGGCGTCGGACAGGCCCTAGCCCTCCGGGTAGAAGACGAACAGCGTGCAGCCCGTCGTCGTCTGCGGGACGTGCCAGGATCCGGCCGGCGCGTGGATGAACGAGCCGGCCGGATAGTCCCGTTCGCCGTCGTTGAAGACGCCCGAGACCACGAACACCTCCTCCGGGCCCGGCTCGTGGACGTCGATGCCCTCCCAGCAGGTCTGCGGATCCATCTCCAGGACCTGGGCCTTGGCGCCGTTCTCCGCGCTCCACAGGGGACGGGACCGGATGCCGGGAAAGATCTCGTGCACCGGTGCGTCCGCCAGCGCGGTCCACACGTAGCCGGCCTGTCCGTTTCCTGCGTTCTCTTTCGTAGCCATGCGGACAGCCTCGTCGGTCGGCGCCGACCGGCCGAGTGTCAGGAATGACATCCTGAGGTACTTTTCTGCCATGCCTGCCGTCCATCGTGTCGTCGCACTCGTCCGCCCGCCGCAGTCCACCTTCGAACTGGGCTGTGTGGCCGAGGTGTTCGGGATCGAGCGGCGCGGGGTCGCGGTCCGGTACGTCTTCGGGGTGTGCACCGAGGACCCCGGCCCGGTGGCCACGCTCGCCGGGTACGACATGCTCGTGCCGGACGGGCTGACCGTGCTCGACCGGGCGGACACCATCGTCCTCCCCGGGTGGCTGCCTCCGGAGGAGCCGCCGTCACCCGCCGTCGTCCGGGCGCTGCGCCGGGCGCACGACCGCGGGGCGCGGGTGGTCAGCATCTGCTCCGGCGCCTTCGCGTTGGCGCACGCCGGGCTGCTGGACGGGCGGCGGGCGACCACCCACTGGGCGCGCGCCGGTGAACTGGCCGAACGGTTCCCGGCCGTCCGGGTGGACCCGGACGTGCTGTACGTGGACCACGGAGACGTCGCGACCAGCGCGGGCTCGGGGGCGGGCATCGACCTGTGCCTGCACCTCGTCCGCGCCGACCACGGGGCCGGCTACGCGGCGCAGGTCGCCCGGAGCATGGTCATGCCGCCGCATCGCGAAGGCGGTCAGCTCCAGTTCACGGCCCCACCGCACCCCGTCCAGATGGACGGTTCGCTGGCGCCGCTCCTGGAGTGGACGACCGCCCGGCTCGACGAACCGCTCACGGTCGAGGAACTGGCCGCGCACGAGGGCGTATCGGCCCGGACGCTGGCCCGCCGCTTCACCGACCAACTCGGCGCGAGCCCCGGGCAGTGGCTGCTCGCCCAGCGCATCACCGCGGCCCGGGAACTCCTGGAGTCCACCGACCTCCCGCTGGACGCCGTCGCCCGCCGCGTCGGCCTCTCCTCGGCCACCAACCTCCGCCGACGCTTCCTGCGCGCCCTGGGGACGACGCCGGGCGCCTATCGCCGGGCGTTCCGGGCGGCGGCGTAGCGCGACGCACCGGGGGGAGGCGGTCTCCCGCGACCTCGGCCCCTGCTGCGGGCCCTGGTCGCCTTCGTGGACGGCGTCGCGGTCGGCCGCCGCACGGGGCGTGGCCGCCGGCGTCAGTGCGCGCGGCCGGCTTCCGTGTGGGTGAGCACCATCCGGAACCGTGCCGTCCCGGAGAGCATCCGCCCGTACGCCTCGTTGACGTTGTCCAGCGGCATGGTTTCGATCATCGGGCGGATCCCCTGGAGGACGCAGAACTCCAGGGTGTCCTGGACGTCCTGCGCGGTGCCGGAGGGGTGGCCGCGGACGACCCTTGCGCGCATCAGGAGTTGGGTGGGGGTGAGGCGCAGCGGTTCGGTGTCCGCGCCGATGACCACCAGTTCGCCGCGGTGCGCCAGGCCGTCCACGGTCGCGGTGATGGCGGCGGAGTTGGCGGCGGTGGCCAGCACCACCTGTGCGCCGCCGAGCGACTGCAGCGCGTCCGCGACGGCGGTGCCGGCGGTGCTGTCGACGTAGTGGTGCGCGCCGAGCTGCTTGGCGAAGTCCGCCTTGTCGGCGCCGCGGGCGATCGCGACCGTCTCGAAGCCCATGGCGACGGCGAACCGCACGCCCAGGTGCCCCAGGCCGCCGAGGCCCAGTACGGCGACCAGATCGCCCGGCCGGGCCGAGCTGCGCCGCAGCCCGTTGTAGGTGGTGACCCCGGCGCACGCCATCGGGCCCGCGTCGGCCGCCGCCAGGCCGTCGGGGATCCGCGCCAGCGCATCGGCCGGGGCGATCACCTGCTCGCCGAACCCGCCGTCGTACGCCCAGCCCGGCACCTTCAGCTGTTCGCACACGATGAAGTCGCCCTGCCGGCAGGGCGTGCAGTGGTGGCAGCTGCCGCCGAACCAGCCCACCGTGACCCGGTCGCCCACCTTCCAGCCGTTGTCCGTGCCCTCGCCGACCTCCTCGATGCGGCCGGCGATCTCATGACCGGGCACCACCGGGAAGTGGACGCCCGGCAGCACGCCGTCGACGAACATGGCGTCGCTGTGACAGACCCCGCAGGCGTCCACGGCGATGCGGACGTGCCGTGGTCCCGGCCGCGGCACCGCCCGCTCGACGATCTCGAAGGGTGCGCCGACGGCACCGACCTGCGCGACTCGGTAGCTGCTCATCTGGATCTCTCCCACATGGACGTGCCGGCCGCCCGGACCTGCCGGCGCGGTCGCGCCACGTGCCGTCGGCTCTGCCACCTGCCGGCGCTGTGACGCGTTGGTGCAACGGCCTCCTGTCACCAGCACACCAGCTCCGGGCCGATCACGCGCGCCGAGCGGGCGGCGGCGGTTGGTGGCGGAGGGGTCACCGTGGGTGGGGGCCGGTGCGGCGCCGATCGAAGGAGGCGAGGGTGTTGCCCGGGAGGAGAAACGCGTCCAACGTGACCGGATTGGCGGGAAGTAGCCCTGTGCCCGCCGCACCCCGCCGCTCCCGCACAGTCGCACCCGTTACCCTGACCGCCGCGTGTGGACCGGCCCGGCCGGGCGGGAGGGTCGGCCGGGCCGGTCCGCCGCACGGCCCGGCACGTACCCGAGAAGGACACGCTCACCATGCCACTCAAGCGCCCGCACCAGCACCGCGACGCCAGCCGCAACCTCGCCGTCAACCCGGTCTTCAGCCGGCAGCCGGTCCACGTCCCCCGGTACGAGCTGCCGGCCGACGGCATGGACCCCGACACCGCCTACCAGATCGTCCACGACGAACTCATGCTGGACGGCAACGCCCGGCTCAACCTCGCCACCTTCGTGAGCACCTGGGCCGAGCCGCAGGCCCAGCGGCTGATGGCCGAGTGCGCCGAGAAGAACATGATCGACAAGGACGAGTACCCGCAGACCGCCGAGATCGAGGCGCGCTGCGTGCACATGCTCGCCGACCTGTGGCACGCCCCCGACTCCCATGCCGCGGTGGGCTGTTCGACGACCGGGTCCAGCGAGGCGGCGATGCTCGCCGGGCTGGCGCTCAAGCGCCGCTGGCAGCAGCGCCGGCGCGCCGAGGGCAGGTCCACCGAGCGCCCCAACATGGTGATGGGCATCAACGTCCAGATCTGCTGGGAGAAGTTCGCCAACTACTTCGAGGTCGAGCCGCGCTACGTGCCCATGGAGGGCGACCGGTTCATCCTCTCCCCGGAGCGGGCCGTCGAGCTCTGCGACGAGAACACCATCGGCGTCGTCGCCGTCCTCGGCTCCACCTTCGACGGCGCCTACGAACCGGTCGCCGAGATCTCCGCGGCCCTCGACGACCTCCAGGAGCGCACCGGCATCGACGTCCCGCTGCACGTCGACGGCGCCTCCGGCGCGATGATCGCGCCCTTCCTCGACCCCGAACTCGTCTGGGACTTCCGGCTCCCGCGGGTCGCCTCCATCAACACCTCGGGCCACAAGTACGGCCTGGTGATGCCCGGTGTCGGCTGGGCCCTGTGGCGGGACGCCGACGCGCTCCCCGAGGACCTGGTCTTCCACGTCAACTACCTCGGCGGCGACATGCCGACCTTCGCGCTGAACTTCTCCCGGCCCGGCGCCCAAGTCATCGCCCAGTACTACAACTTCCTGCGCCTGGGCTTCGAGGGCTACCGCGCCGTCCAGCAGACCAGCCGGGACGTCGCCACCCGGATCGCCGCCGAGATCGCCGGGATGGGACCGTTCACGCTGCTCACCGACGGCAGCCAACTCCCCGTCTTCGCCTTCCGGACCAGCGACGACGTCACCAACTTCACCGTCTTCGACGTCTCCGCCGCGCTCCGCGAACGCGGCTGGCAGGTCCCCGCCTACACCTTCCCCGCCAACCGCACCGACCTCGCGGCCCTCCGCGTCGTCGTCCGCAACGGCTTCGGCCACGACCTCGGCGACCTGTTCCTGGAGGACCTCCGCCGGGTCCTGCCGCGCCTGCAGGCCCAGCAGCGCCCGCACCGCGACGCCGCCGACGCCGGCGGCTTCGCCCACGGCGCGGAGAACAAGCAGGCCGGCCGCCCGGTCATCCCGGAGCAGACGGTCCGCGACTGACCGCGGTCGGTCACGCACCGGCCGCCGCGCCGGGCCGGGGGCGCAGGTCCGTCGTCCACAGCCCCTGCCCAAACCGGCCCGACTCGGTCACGCTGGTGGGGAGGGGGTGCTCCGG is a genomic window containing:
- a CDS encoding helix-turn-helix domain-containing protein encodes the protein MPAVHRVVALVRPPQSTFELGCVAEVFGIERRGVAVRYVFGVCTEDPGPVATLAGYDMLVPDGLTVLDRADTIVLPGWLPPEEPPSPAVVRALRRAHDRGARVVSICSGAFALAHAGLLDGRRATTHWARAGELAERFPAVRVDPDVLYVDHGDVATSAGSGAGIDLCLHLVRADHGAGYAAQVARSMVMPPHREGGQLQFTAPPHPVQMDGSLAPLLEWTTARLDEPLTVEELAAHEGVSARTLARRFTDQLGASPGQWLLAQRITAARELLESTDLPLDAVARRVGLSSATNLRRRFLRALGTTPGAYRRAFRAAA
- a CDS encoding alcohol dehydrogenase catalytic domain-containing protein encodes the protein MSSYRVAQVGAVGAPFEIVERAVPRPGPRHVRIAVDACGVCHSDAMFVDGVLPGVHFPVVPGHEIAGRIEEVGEGTDNGWKVGDRVTVGWFGGSCHHCTPCRQGDFIVCEQLKVPGWAYDGGFGEQVIAPADALARIPDGLAAADAGPMACAGVTTYNGLRRSSARPGDLVAVLGLGGLGHLGVRFAVAMGFETVAIARGADKADFAKQLGAHHYVDSTAGTAVADALQSLGGAQVVLATAANSAAITATVDGLAHRGELVVIGADTEPLRLTPTQLLMRARVVRGHPSGTAQDVQDTLEFCVLQGIRPMIETMPLDNVNEAYGRMLSGTARFRMVLTHTEAGRAH
- a CDS encoding glutamate decarboxylase, giving the protein MPLKRPHQHRDASRNLAVNPVFSRQPVHVPRYELPADGMDPDTAYQIVHDELMLDGNARLNLATFVSTWAEPQAQRLMAECAEKNMIDKDEYPQTAEIEARCVHMLADLWHAPDSHAAVGCSTTGSSEAAMLAGLALKRRWQQRRRAEGRSTERPNMVMGINVQICWEKFANYFEVEPRYVPMEGDRFILSPERAVELCDENTIGVVAVLGSTFDGAYEPVAEISAALDDLQERTGIDVPLHVDGASGAMIAPFLDPELVWDFRLPRVASINTSGHKYGLVMPGVGWALWRDADALPEDLVFHVNYLGGDMPTFALNFSRPGAQVIAQYYNFLRLGFEGYRAVQQTSRDVATRIAAEIAGMGPFTLLTDGSQLPVFAFRTSDDVTNFTVFDVSAALRERGWQVPAYTFPANRTDLAALRVVVRNGFGHDLGDLFLEDLRRVLPRLQAQQRPHRDAADAGGFAHGAENKQAGRPVIPEQTVRD
- a CDS encoding cupin domain-containing protein translates to MATKENAGNGQAGYVWTALADAPVHEIFPGIRSRPLWSAENGAKAQVLEMDPQTCWEGIDVHEPGPEEVFVVSGVFNDGERDYPAGSFIHAPAGSWHVPQTTTGCTLFVFYPEG
- a CDS encoding ABC transporter permease translates to MSTPSYALRDSMTMLRRNLKHARRYPSMTISIVAMPILMMLLFVYVLGGALGSGIGLPNGADDRSGYINYLAPGIILMAATSGAVATAVSVCTDMTEGIINRFRTMPISRGSVLTGHVVGSVVQTMVSLTLVIAVALAIGFRPHATPLDWIAAIGLLALLTFALTWLAAAMGLVARTVESASNAPMPLTFLPFLGSAFVPPESMPAGIRWFAEYQPFTPINETVRGLLTGTPIGNSGMAALAWCVGLALAGYGWARIAFRRHAKR
- a CDS encoding cytochrome P450, whose protein sequence is MSHEPATPTTSSAPSAPSSAPAARPAREPLTELPITRPAGCPFAPPAELAELREEQPLRRMRYPDGHLGWLATGYSVARAVAADHRFSSRYELMHMPFPGTAAVELPPATVGDLTGIDPPHHTRYRRLLMGKFTVRRMRELTSRVEQITAEHLDAMERQGPQVDLVKAFAHPVPALMICELLGVPYAERARFQQHAMTASSTEGSVEEQYAAMAALQEFVGELVRAKRARPTDDLLSDLTGTDLTDEELAGLGSFLLGAGLDTTSNMISLGTFALLTHPDQADALRADPGLAEQAVEELMRYLTIAHTGVRAALEDIELEGQSIRAGESVTVSLQAANRDPQRFPDPDRLDLRRKATGHLAFGHGIHQCLGQQLARVEMRVAFPALLTRFPTLRLAVPPHEVPLRNDLSMHGVQRLPVTWDAA
- a CDS encoding ATP-binding cassette domain-containing protein, whose product is MTSTLRTPTRPAAISAVGLAKSYGDKVVLDGIDLTIPEGTVFALLGPNGAGKTTTVQILSTLLSASAGQVRVAGHDITREPDAVRTAIGVTGQFAALDNLLNARENLLLMADLHHLDRREGRRRAAELLRRFDLTDAATKPVATFSGGMRRKLDLAMTLVGDPRIIFLDEPTTGLDPRSRRTMWEIIRSLVADDGVTIFLTTQYLDEADQLADRIAVLDRGKLVAEGTADELKRRMPGGHIRLQFAGLDGLESAAALFGAATPDRDALSLQIPGDGRIPTVRAVLDALDTASLQAESLTVHTPDLDDVFLALTGRPQHDERSPRTRRSPDSRMENAR